In the genome of Chelmon rostratus isolate fCheRos1 chromosome 12, fCheRos1.pri, whole genome shotgun sequence, the window ATACAGAGTATCTGTTTTCAGTATGTGGTGCCACAGTGTGTACACAGGGCCCCACATTCAGTCAGTTCAGCTTACACAGCACATTGTTCCATCAATAATAACCCAGCAGTTTTGCTCCATGAACTTCCCGCCCTGCCACtcacagcacaaagacatttGATACATTTAACTTTCACACATGTTTTAGGGTGGAGACATTTCTAGCTATTAACTACCTTTTAACTCTGACTATGAAATATTCCCATAATAAGTCTCAGCGATGCAGCTAGCTACCTAtgatgtccccaaaagtgatggaaacacagctgtgcaTATATGTGCTTGggtgtgtattactcatgttgtgggggacatcagtgtgtttacacagtcacattgtagGGACTCGCcctccttatggggacaaaatgcaagtccccataatgtcaatcaatacattttagggtgaagactttaAGATTAGGGTAAGGAAAGTATTGGTTAGGGTTATGGTAAGTCACcaggaaatgaatataaatCTATATAATGTTCCCAGAAGTGATAGAAACACgactctgtgtctctctgtgtgtttgtgtttgtaggaCCTATTATGTAAAACAGTTTTACTGTGAAATTCCTGCCAGTCATTTTCCACTGAGCCTCTGCTTCCTGGCAcagacgagtgtgtgtgtgtgtgcgtgtgcgtgtgtgtgtgactgagcacttaaataacacagaacaaagaacaTGCTGCACACATGCTCAGTTTTAGCACATGCTTACCATGAACTCTTCATGTGAGTGAACAGAAATCCATCACATTTGCCTCAGCTGAAAGTGTTTCAAGTCTttctcatgaacacacacattcacacacactcctgtgcCGGGCTGCTCTGCCTCGAGTGCATTTTTGGCTGGCTGCTGCAATGAGTGACATAACATTTCCCCTTTAGTCCCATGACTTCCAAGGTGGTGATTCAGTGTCTGGACAGACTGGAAAGAATGGAGCAGAGAGTGGATGCTAGAGAGGGAGAAGCCCAGAAGTGATAgaataagaggaaaaacaggactGAGTTATAAAcaaaagggagggaaaaaagcagGTGGATGTTGTGCTCAtatggttttgtgttttcagagctcagcacagaggaagaggaggaggagggagacgatGAAGACGGCAGCAGTGACGAGTTCACAGACAGCATCgaggaggatgatgagaaaGTGAAGGCCAGAGGTTTGGCCTCCATTCAGGTAAAGTGCttcacacatttctgatttACACTATTAGCTAATCTTGTGATTTACATTACAAGCACAATaacaaacattgtgttttttcttctgtgaagGCTCGTGGACCTGAGGGTGTGACCGGAGCACCGGTGAGGGGGGCAGCGTCCCAGAGAGCTGATGTAACGCAGCTCGAGGAGGCAAAGGAGACACTTGAAGGCCAGCTTGAAGAAATACAGTTACAACTGGAGAGGGATGGATACACCTCTGTGGCGCAGATGAGGTGCATATTTGTGGCAGGGATCCTCAGGAATCTTTGTTTTAACTGTCTAAGAGGACATCAGGGTTAAACCTGGACAGCTTCATTATGCAGAACGTCTAATTtggctttgtctttttttccgtGCCCTGCCAGGAGTgctctgcagaggctgcagcaggagaaccGCGCTCTGAAAGAAAGCCAAGGACAAGCTGGAGGTGCAGGACTGAGGCTGAAGGACCACAGGAGTctgaaccaggaagaggaagcagaggaggaggaagaagaggaggaggaggaggatatcgaggaagaagatgaagaggaggaaacaccTCCACAACATTTGCCGGTGGGGAAGCGAGGTCCTCCGCGTGTTAGTCTGAGCGAGGAGCGAGGGAAGAGGCAGTGCACAAGGCCCACACACCGGCCTCAGACGGTAACATGTTACACATTTAAACAGGAATTCAATCTTACATTCTTAAATTAGATATTTTATAAAGCTGCTGCAAGTCTGTGTTAGTCATTTTTACTCTCACAGattttatctcttttctttaaataggatcattttattttacagattttatAAGTGAATACATGGTGGTGGAAAAAGTGCAGATTGAAAAACTTATTTTACTTTTCTGATGAAagacaattaaaaatgcaaagttaTTGGCAATGAAGGATCACAAGTAAATGTCTTTGCTGGCTGCAAAGCAGATTTCATCAAGCTGTGCAGGGACAGCTTTGCCTCCAGGCCCTACCTCCTTTTCTCCCTGACGTCTCCTTACTGCAGCCTCCAGCTACAGTCTCCATGTAcagctgttttgttctttttcagtcCCGTGGTTGTTTATATGAGTAATGGAGGCCTCACTCTGCTGTTGCAGGAGGTGGAGCTTGCTGGCAGCAGCGGCGAGGTGGGAGAGCTCTGGCAGGATATAGAGGAGGGTCTCCGTGAGCAGGCGGCCCGTCTGAGCTCCGATCTGGCTCTTAGCCAccaggagaacagagagctgcaggagaggctGATGGTGTCCGAGGCCACGGTCCACGCTCAGGCTGAACAGCTGAAGGACTACAGAGACCTCCTCAGTGAGTCACTTTCAAGGACACGCAAGAAGAAACGTCATGATAATAAAAGTAAACAGTGCTCAAAAACCCTTTTAGCAACAAGATGTAAGTATTGTTCATATCATGTCTCTGCAGCGGAGACATCGGTCCAGCAGGCCAGTAAGCAGGTGCAGGTGGATCTCCAGGATCTTGGTTATGAGACTTGTGGTCGCAGTGAGAacgaagcagagagagaagacgCCAGCAGCCCAggtgacaaacagactgaaccTCTCTCAAACTATTACACCACCAATGGTCAACCACTCACTAATCCTGCATCGATGTGTCTcttccacctctccctccttcagagTTTGATGACCTGGAGATGTGCACGTCGCTGTCCCATCAACAGGACTATGAGGGTGCGGGCGGCAGCTGGTACACTGGTAGCTGCAGCAGTAACAGAGGGGCGTATGAACTGGGGGATGAGTCAGCCTCTCTCCAGCATCTGGTCCAGGATCTCCGCTCACAGCTGACCCGCTGCCACAAGGTGATCCGTGGGCTGCAGCTGCGTGTCCGCTCCCTGTCTACCACCAGCGACTACGCCTCAAGCCTGGAGCGCACCCCACGCAAGGTGCTGTAACATTAACCGGATGCTCACTGGCTGGTCTTTTAGATCCATTATGCTGAGGGTTTTTGCTCACCTTCTAGGTAAACTGGGCCTTTGAGACATCACCGGCCCCCAGCGGTGTGGAAGAGGATGAAGGCTGGATGTCTGACACACAAGGGACTCGCTCAGGGTCCAAGCCCAGCAGGGAACTTCAAGAGCTGATGGCACGAGTTGCATCACTGGAGGCACAACTGAAGAGCTCCAGGCTGGAGGGCAAAGGTcaagcagaggaggggaaatgTGCCACCTGGCCTGGGTGAGTGGACAGAGATGCAGCGGTAAAGATAGAGGGGAAGGGGTTCCTAGTTACTTCTGGTGCTCTGTTGTCCCTGAGTACCGTAAGGCACCTTTAATTTATCTAGAATCAGTTAACAGATGGACATGAGAATGGTTAGTCATACAGTATGACTCACAGCATAAAAGTATATATAATATCTCTATTAATACTGTGCTCTTCCTCCCTTTACAGGAAGTACAACTCCCTGATCCAGACACAAGCCCGTGAGCTGTCCCACCTGAgacagaggatgagagagggaCAAGGAGTCTGCCATATCCTCACCCAGCACCTGGGTGACACCACCAAGGTACTCCGAGCACTCCTGCACTAATTCAGTTATTCATTAAACCACGTTTTATCAGCTTTCGTGTGTTCAGTTTTCTAGTTGATATTCTTAAACTTGATGCAAATTCTCAATGACTTACAGGCCTTCGAGGAGCTGCTGCGTGCCAATGATATTGATTACTACATGGGTCAGAGCTTTAGAGAGCAGCTGGCACAGAACACTGCCCTGGCACAAAGAGTAGTCACCAAGATCAGCGGACGTAAGGAACTTCCTTCATCATGCAGAGACGTTCATGTCTGACAGTTTCACATTCTTGTGGTTTAAAATGgtcattttcctcttttattccCACAGGCGACGGTGCAGAGAGCCACGATGACAAGACAGGCCATGAGTTGCTTGCCCTACGGTGAGTCAGTGATTGTATTCAAATGAACGTGTGTTCtttgcagtgaaacacagcatTTGTATTATGTTACAAGTTTAAGTGGACTTACATACACTGATTAATAACTGAACATGCACAAACCTGCAAACATGCATGACAGGTGAGCCTTTACCTTAAAGTTGATCTGAATCATCATCTACCACATGATTAAGCCACAAAGCATTAGATCCCACTTACGTTTCTTTGTATGCACACGCAAAGCCCTTCATTTTTTACCTACTGGATAGTTTGATAAACtcttgtaagaaaaaaaaacaacacaatcagAACTAGCAAATTTCAACCTCGGCAGCAAACAGTCTATAGtatcacctgcagcacagagatcTGTGGACCTCCCTTCCCGTTATTATTGGCTTACTTTGCAGAGCACTTACTCTGAGTGATTAGTTTACTGTGTCATGTGACACGCTGTGGCACACAAGGAGCCGTCCACACCGCTCCTTATGGTGGAGAGGAGCCAGAAGGTTGCTGTTAATCCACACACAGGCCACAGTATGGAGCTTTTACTCTTAAGTTGCTTTAGTTGACTAGACTTACAGGTGTCCCACCAGCTGGGTGTAAGAGGCtccatgtgactgtgtgacagtCCTTTACTGACAGAAGACTGCTTCTGTTGGATCTATGCAAAGCCACTCATCTATGGGAATTTTGTTAAAGATTCCCTTTCTTAACACTAATATTATTTAGTAGGTAGCTGAACATGTCTTGACCAGAATCAGAAGACACCAAAAGATCTtggcagcattttttttgttggatCGTCACAGATGAGGTTTACCCAGCTCAGGCTGTCATTCATCAAGGACTAagtctttgtttctctgaacCATTCTCATGCTGCGATGGCTCCTCTGTGGAAATCTATGATTTCTAAAAGCAGCTCCATATACAGGGAGTCTCTGTGGTCTTTTTCTATGGGTCGAGACCAAGCGAGAGAGAAAGCTTATTTTAGgatgctgctggagagagagagggagttcATGCTTCGACAGCTGAAACAGTAAGCGGAGTATGCATGTAGTTACCTCACGtacacatatttattttaagagCTCTATTGTAAAAACTTACACAAGCTGACTGGCTTGAAATcatcaaaaaaatcaatgaaattaaAGATTAATACAtctatactatactatacttaAGGATTTATACATTGCAACATAGATTAGttgaataaaatacaaaaatggcagctgttttttttttcaccatcatTTAGGGCTGCAAAAAGAATTATTTTCAACAATTAATTTTCTAATTATGATAGTGAAAAATGCACTGTATTGTTACCCCAAAGCCCAAtatgatgtcttcaaatgtatgtcaaatcttgttttgtttgatcaCCAGTCAAAAAATCCCAAACTGTTCACTTTATTATCGTGTATGACAAAAAAGCGTTAAAGTCTCACAGTTAAAAAGCTAGAACCTgcaaatttagctttttcttaaaaaatatattttacaaattacaaaaaaagaaaaaaaactttttcttttgtcaaaaTAGTccctgatttattttctgttgactgaCTAATTGATTCATCGACTAATCGCTGCAGCTCTActctcatttcttcttgttGTATGTTATGCTGTTCAGGGATGATGTGCACATTTTGTAGCACTCCATAAAAACTTTCTGGCCATTAATTTTATGTGATTGTCATATAGATGTAATGTTGTGTCTTGTTGTGACCTGTGCCATGCATCGTCAGGCAGCTATTAGTGGCCTATTAAGGACATGCTTCTTTTTTCATCAATCGCATTCACTTCAGAATGTAATGGTCGATCCTCTTGTGTGCACACGTAGGCTGAGTAAGGAGCTTCAGCAGAAGGATAAAATCATCGAGTCACTCCACACCAAGCTGCAGCAGCGTCCAGAGACCCCGTCCAGCTGCCTTGCTCTCTCCGAGACCACCGACCAATCAGACAGAACCTCCCTGGTGTCTGATGAGTACAGAACCAATGAAGACTTTGAGCTGTGCTCTGATTTAGACGCCAGAGAATATCAGGAGGAGCACCGGCTGCGGCAGCCAGGACTTGGATCAGAACGAGACGGTATTGTTTAAGTGTAATCGTACCTTCACCTCTCCTGTCTGTGAAATGCCTCTTCTACCCTGTCACTTTCCACTCCCGTCCTTTAGTCcgtccatctctccctcctcctcctcatggcTTCCTCaagtcctccagcagctgtcCCAACATGCTTTGCTCAGCCCCTGTGGGTTTGACCAGGCAGTGCTCCAGAGGTATGGGACTCACAGCTGGCTATGACTTGCAGAGTAcccacattttctttcctcctcctccgtcatGTTCTGTacgtgtcacttcctgtcattctCCTCCAGCCCTTTTCAGTGAGCCCGTCTCCtactccctctctgtcccctctggCCCTGACGTCTGGGGTAAGGAAGTCACTTCTGACCCCCGGCCCAGGGCCCTGTCTGTGATCGCTGTTCGCCCAGAGCTGGACATGCTGTACAAACAGATGAATGAGCGGAACAGGGGTGAGGGGCCGGGGGGGCGTGTGCCATGAGTGAGATTAGTTTACAAGTGTAAATAAAAGACTTTGATAATATCGACCACAGTAAATTCCTCTGTTGTCCTGCATGTGTCATGTTTCACACACTTCCTCACtcttttgcgtgtgtgtgtgtgtgtggtcacaggCTTTGCAGTCCCCCATGACAAGGCTCTGTTCACTCTCTCACCTGGTGCCCACAACCAGCACGACCTCGCCAGCTACAGCCAGCTATCCCATCATGCCTTTCAACAGTATCAGCTGGGTGGCATTGCTGAAGGCCACTCGCTGAAGTCTGACTCAGGTCTAGTGACAGGAGGGGCTTTGTGGGACTTGGAGAGCATGGTTCAGCCAGTCGGAGGCTATTCTGGCTCACCGGGACACCAGCAAGGAAGCAGCCATGCAGGTGTGACTCTATAGTGACGGAAAAAAGCGTCATGATGAGCTCAAAAGGCTGCCCCTCAACCTTTCttatactgtttgtttttagggGTAAATTTGATAGAGGAGCACCTGCGGGAGGTGAAGTGTCTCCGCCAGCGTCTGGAGGAGTCCATTCGGACCAATGAGAGGCTCCGACAGCAGCTGGAAGAGAGGCTGGCCACCACTGGGCGTGATGGAGGTACTGCAGCCCAACACTGCGACCACtatcatttctttctctctgaaatttaacataaaataactcatacttttttttttgcaggggCACCAACAAACATCTACATTCAAGGCCTGGACACAGTCACTCAACTGTCCAATGAGATCCGAGTCCTGAAAGAAGAGAACTTGGGTCTCCAGTCACGCCTGCAGGCCAGCACAGGTGCTTCGTGTGAAAGCCAGCTTCGGTTTTAATGATTGTGATTCTTCTGGCACATGTATGTTAACCCATCTGGACTCTCCTCTTCCCATCAGACACATGTGAGGAGGTGGCGCAGTTGCGTGAGGCGGTGTTTACAGCACGCGCCCGCCTGAAACAAGCAGAGCTGGAGGCCGAGCAGTGGAAGGAGGAGCTGAGACGAGTCCAGGCTCACAGTCAGGAGCAGGGACAACAGATACACATACTGAGGCAGGAGCGACAGGCCAGTCAGGAGAAAACCAACAGGTGGGTGTGTTCGCTCTGTGTACAGATTGAATCAGCGACTGATATGTAGATGGGAACTGTGctcttctgtgtgtttacataaCTGTTCTctgactgcactgcactgtatcTGCGTATCCTCAGGCTCCAGCATGAGGTGTCtctactgcagcagcagctgtgtgagagcagagagctcaTCCACTCCCTGCAGAGTGAACTCCAAGTGTACGATCGAGTGTGTTCCAGCACTAAGGCCAACAAAGGTCAGTTCAGTCATTGCACACTAGCTATGCTTAATGTACCCcgtttttaaataaaaaaactaatttcaatttcactttttgttggATTTGCTGTGGAATTCCTTTGGCGCCATCTGGTGACAGAATTAAGAATTGCATCATAGAAGAACAGGGGACTAGTGAGATGAGAAGgctaaaagcaaacacaggctGCTCAGATTTTCACTATAAGTGTTTCAATTTTTCACAAGCAAAAATTTGTCATGAGAACAGTTTGAAATATGCAATAATGACAAAATTATCTCCACACTGACAAACATCAAAGATTTATTGTATTGTTCTGCTACAGTGAAACTTTTCAAAGCCCAACAAGCGTTGAAGCAGAGGCATGTCCACTCATATTTTGTCTTCAGGCTACCTGTGTGAGCTCCCAGGTCTACCGGTGGAGCTGGGAGAGCTGCTCGGGGAGGTGAGGAGTCTGCGAGCCCAGCTGCAAAACAGCGTCCAGGAGAACAGCGCCCTCAAACAACTGGAGCTCCAcaagcagctggagcagaagcTGGGTGGCGGCTCTCCTCGGACCCCCTCCCTCTCCGCGCTCACTGCCAGCCCTCAGAGAGAAAACTTCTACAGGCGACAGTTGCTGCATGGTGAGACAGCCGCTGCTTGATATGACACCGACACAATACTACACAGAAGtattattgtgttattgtgagGCTTAGTGTGCTGTGGTGTGGTTTACTGTGTGTCCAAGCctgctttgtgtgtatgtgtgctccACAGACCCAGCTCCGTCTCCACCAGTCAGGGACATTGGTCTGTTTAACTGTGGATCTCCCGGTCCCCCCTACTCAGACCTGGATGACAGCCATAGTACTGCCAATGGTGTGACTCACACTGCACAGCATGACTGCAGCTTAATCTGCCCTTAGTTTGATTATAGAGAGACTGTATTGCTCtgtaacaataataaaaaccaaCCAAAAACAATAACTGACAGAATATTGCTTTAATCACTTCTAAAATCCACAAAATTCTTTCCTGCAATACAAAAAAATCTTCCAAAATACATTCTACCTGTTTTGTCTCCTGCAGACCCTCTTGACCCTCACTCTGAGCTGGAGGGGGAGGCCCCTGACGGATCGTTTGCGAACCGTAACGGCCGCCACGCCATCGGTCACGTGGATGACTTCagtgctctgcagcagcaggtcctGGAGGGCCGGAGCCTTGTCCAGCGCATGGAGACGACCCTGCAGGCCTGCCTCAGCCCACCACTGCTGGAGGGCAGCcagaaacagagcagtgagCTGGTGAGGAATATCGTTtaacaaaacaatcacaaaaaaatagTATCACACAAGTATCTAACTGAGCTGTATGCAGGTCCTGGACTACGGGTGTGTGAGGAGTCTGCTGTCCAACACAAAGACTCTGAGGCAGATCCTGGAGGAGGCCATGTCTCTGCTGAAGATGTTCTGGAGAGCAGCACTGCCCAGCACTGATCCCTCCATCCAAAACCTTAAGAAGGTTTGGGACATGTTATGATACCTTACAACCGGGCTGTTCTTTGGAAGGATGTGGTTGGTGATGcgtgtggctttgtgtgtgtgtgtgtgtaggagcagtgtATGCAGGAGGAGATCTTGTCCCTGAAACTGCGGATGTCGGAACAGGAAGAGGTTCTCAAGGGGACGGTTCAAAGACTGAGGAGCACCAGCCGCACTAAGGAGAGCATGGAGCACTTCATAGTCAACCAGTGTAAGTGATGCTGTgaatctgtttgtgtgaaaagcTGAGGGCGCTATTTTATTCATGCAAgctctgcaacacaaagcagGCTCTCTTGGGGACACTTGGTTCTTGTATGTGAGGCAGCAAACAGTGCAAAAGGGCTGAGTGAGGGTGaaaatcacactgaaacagccgagccaatcacagtgaggCATGACAACGACAGCTCAACAAATGAAGGATCGTCCTTCCGGGAATATCATACTGTTGTCTGAATGGTGCAGAGCTGCACGATGTGAGCATGTAGCGCCACAGATCTGCCACTGGAGGCAGATGGTCGGATACAGTTAATTAAACAATAGAGCCCAGAGTGTAAGAGGCAAAGATGTAGAGAGGGTGAGTGTAAAACTGAAGACCTAATGAGCTTTGAGCAGAAGGAGTGAGGAAGTGAGATTCTCAGTAGACAGCATTGCTTTCAGGGTCCAGGTTGGGGTTTTGTGATAACAATAACGAAAAATCTTCTGTTTTTTGCAGTGTCAAGGACTCGTGATGTGCTGAAGAAAGCCAGGACAAACTTAGAGGTGAGCAAAAATCACTGCTTCATGTGGGCCCCGACTCATCCAGGATATCTTACATAATGTAGATTATCTGTGTGCATACGTCATAGATTCACGGTGTTATGTGTATCAGTATTGTGTGTTGTGACGTCTCTGGTGTCCTTATCTGAGCTTTTTTAGTATATCGGATGTAAATTCATCACTTTTGGCTTTCAGTCTCACTTGTTCCTTCGTCCTGcatttgtctcttctctcctgtccttctTTAAATCCCTCAGAAGAATGAGCTTAGACTCTCCTCTCtaagctcctcctcttcctcttatgCTGGTAATCGTCTGACATCTTGTGATCTTGCAAACAGGTAGACGTTGTCCCGGACCCTGTGTTGCAATAGCCTGACTGTAGCAGCTTAAGCCTGCCGGTGAAACAGTAGATGCAAATGGAAACGTGATGGTGACTCTGTGGTCTGGGGCAGCTTTTACCTCCGTGTGGATTTGCTTTCTCTAACCATGCTGACATCACCGCTCTCCCATCCTGTCTGAAAGCAAACTTCATTTTGGTTAAACCgacttttatttttagcatttatgCTTCATTAGAGTGTTTATGAAATAGAAAACATGGAAGATAATGGAGGTGATGCCTTgccaaaatccaaaaaacaaggtggccacacacacagctccatgAATGACTTCATTATACCACTCCTGGGATTTCTCAGTGTAGATAAAGTGGTGAAATGAGGTGGAAAGGAGCCGTGTGTGTGGTCACTTTGTTTACTGCCATGACCAGCATCTATGTATTTGGTGTGTGATCTTAAAATCCCTCTACAACTACTCAGCTATTGTAAATAACTGTATTTTTAAGTATGAGTAGTGGCTTTAAAaaagctgtgagtgtgtttctgaacCCACATAACTGACACCTAATTGCATACACACCCATCCACTGAGCTGCCACTGCACTAAAGTGCtgtttacttcttcttctttcccccTGTATTATGGCTGAGTCTATTTGTAGCCTCAGACCCCCACAGTAAGCACCAATATAACTGCAGGCTGCATAGTTTCCATTCTGTGTGTATGTCGTCACAGTATAGCTAAAGCATGTACACGCAAAAAGATGTGTGTGATAGCTTGAAGTAAAGTTTTACTGGTGCCAGTGTAAGGATAGAGTGGTGTCATAAACACCAAGATCCATTCACACCACCAGACACACAGGACCGACAAAacaaagcgtgtgtgtgtgtgtgtgtgtgtgagggacagAGGATTTGATCGACATCATTGCTTATTCTCTAATCACTCACTCAGCTTTTCATCTGCAACCGGTTGTTTGGTGGGAGTTTTATTACGACTAACACTCTGCACAGGAGATAATCTCTTGctggtgtttttaaagaaatagtttgacatgttgggaaatacactttttctgtctcttactGAGACTTcgctgagaagactgatactCACTCTCGCGTCTGTACCCCAAATAGAAGCCATAAACTGGAgccagttagcctagcttagcataaggactggaagt includes:
- the LOC121614513 gene encoding myomegalin-like isoform X3, whose translation is MLDLKMKETCRICGRELCGNQRRWIFHPTAKLNLQVLLSHALGRELTRDGRGEFACSKCTFMLDRMYRFDTVIARVEALSIERLQRLLQEKHRLRQCIGGLYRKTNSEEGAVTLSGGNEAPGDGMVDISGLTHAKYCALLQDDLVYSLYESWADDSLDCHHHHPQCPAGLESEGTVAGSHRCVTSTPRRCRGCSYLRVADSDYEAVCKVPRKLARSISCGPSTRYSASVIGGSVTGGVGGGAQGVGERKNVEDSEEAPSSITLVPGSQDPSRTSDSDRTLAGRASSSPSIGSFEITEEYIPPGTTTDGPLSSPREPIDDRIYDSLSEEHMGAPHGQASPGPSLSLALCLLQSYAVHRPVQSSKGSKLPVLLRRSSNNGGTRLGFPDPVLEMSYGTPDGERDNHMPTPELQTPPIRLDVGLDQVLNLADMEDLLEDLYKEYPPPPPHQSLVEEQQSQLNQYECAAGQCVSELQKAQLQVQSLQAKIHESEANNMKLQEKLNEMECELRSIRQAAQGQERTIQGLSESNSTKDREAQELYQLIEGQNTTLCKLREMAHRNQLAQCKAPEGVSESLTLAQLQGELVGVQSSLFSLGLELEASQRSLRQSQRQGEDLARFKDRLNSDLQEALQHREVAEKHNQDLRCALQKTRSELQAKEAALKESEAERVAVVQEKDRSITQLERSLQDKEGQLQDYSEMLESAGSSKPRDALLEKLRERIKDRDRALEHSIDDKFRCVEEREGQVRRLQLALREKERDLERLRCILSSNEETITSLDALVRGKELELEQAAEAYRNLQWLKQQSEEKERNTLREKDNIISQLQAALQTRSQETQDLTAALVARVQAGPSEVVEELKARLALKEKLFQELLSDRSRQSNEHQGQVQDMLNTLSSKDQYLQDYSYRLSVVISEQTVQLQELRRQLSLREQELCELKRDREREMGGETEHLRSLLKEKEAFIKELMQAQEEAVQPPCKESEAEMKALQEELQLVLRKEREAQTELSALRLAHQHQQDTKDTSDHQSVLEQLVSEYNKLNDALRAEKRLYQNLTHIHTKSDSSVKIQALHTELDSVQALRRQLEEVLARTRNMALALERAAKRQPDFGELSTEEEEEEGDDEDGSSDEFTDSIEEDDEKVKARGLASIQARGPEGVTGAPVRGAASQRADVTQLEEAKETLEGQLEEIQLQLERDGYTSVAQMRSALQRLQQENRALKESQGQAGGAGLRLKDHRSLNQEEEAEEEEEEEEEEDIEEEDEEEETPPQHLPVGKRGPPRVSLSEERGKRQCTRPTHRPQTEVELAGSSGEVGELWQDIEEGLREQAARLSSDLALSHQENRELQERLMVSEATVHAQAEQLKDYRDLLTETSVQQASKQVQVDLQDLGYETCGRSENEAEREDASSPEFDDLEMCTSLSHQQDYEGAGGSWYTGSCSSNRGAYELGDESASLQHLVQDLRSQLTRCHKVIRGLQLRVRSLSTTSDYASSLERTPRKVNWAFETSPAPSGVEEDEGWMSDTQGTRSGSKPSRELQELMARVASLEAQLKSSRLEGKGQAEEGKCATWPGKYNSLIQTQARELSHLRQRMREGQGVCHILTQHLGDTTKAFEELLRANDIDYYMGQSFREQLAQNTALAQRVVTKISGRDGAESHDDKTGHELLALRLSKELQQKDKIIESLHTKLQQRPETPSSCLALSETTDQSDRTSLVSDEYRTNEDFELCSDLDAREYQEEHRLRQPGLGSERDVRPSLPPPPHGFLKSSSSCPNMLCSAPVGLTRQCSRALFSEPVSYSLSVPSGPDVWGKEVTSDPRPRALSVIAVRPELDMLYKQMNERNRGFAVPHDKALFTLSPGAHNQHDLASYSQLSHHAFQQYQLGGIAEGHSLKSDSGLVTGGALWDLESMVQPVGGYSGSPGHQQGSSHAGVNLIEEHLREVKCLRQRLEESIRTNERLRQQLEERLATTGRDGGAPTNIYIQGLDTVTQLSNEIRVLKEENLGLQSRLQASTDTCEEVAQLREAVFTARARLKQAELEAEQWKEELRRVQAHSQEQGQQIHILRQERQASQEKTNRLQHEVSLLQQQLCESRELIHSLQSELQVYDRVCSSTKANKGYLCELPGLPVELGELLGEVRSLRAQLQNSVQENSALKQLELHKQLEQKLGGGSPRTPSLSALTASPQRENFYRRQLLHDPLDPHSELEGEAPDGSFANRNGRHAIGHVDDFSALQQQVLEGRSLVQRMETTLQACLSPPLLEGSQKQSSELVLDYGCVRSLLSNTKTLRQILEEAMSLLKMFWRAALPSTDPSIQNLKKEQCMQEEILSLKLRMSEQEEVLKGTVQRLRSTSRTKESMEHFIVNQLSRTRDVLKKARTNLEKNELRLSSLSSSSSSYAAEDPGGAARGRPADRSFLKTSGASGAAANQRPVARKRSSQCLL